One Amycolatopsis thermophila DNA segment encodes these proteins:
- the mce gene encoding methylmalonyl-CoA epimerase, with amino-acid sequence MDDALKPFVTTIDHVGIAVADLDAAIDFYAANFGMIATHTEVNEEQGVREAMLHAPGDESGPAIQLLAPLRPDSTIGKFLDTKGPGLQQLAYRVTDVEAAAEALRAKGLRLLYEKAKRGTANSKVNFVHPKDAGGVLVELVEPAASH; translated from the coding sequence ATGGATGACGCGCTGAAGCCGTTCGTGACGACCATCGACCATGTCGGCATCGCCGTCGCCGATCTGGACGCCGCGATCGACTTCTACGCGGCGAACTTCGGCATGATCGCCACGCACACCGAGGTCAACGAGGAGCAGGGCGTGCGCGAGGCGATGCTGCACGCGCCCGGCGACGAGTCCGGCCCGGCCATCCAGCTGCTCGCGCCGCTGCGCCCGGACTCCACGATCGGCAAGTTCCTCGACACCAAGGGGCCCGGCCTGCAGCAGCTCGCCTACCGCGTCACCGACGTCGAGGCCGCCGCGGAGGCGTTGCGCGCCAAGGGCCTGCGCCTGCTCTACGAGAAGGCCAAGCGGGGCACCGCGAACAGCAAGGTCAACTTCGTGCACCCGAAGGACGCCGGCGGGGTGCTCGTCGAACTCGTCGAGCCCGCCGCGTCCCACTAG
- a CDS encoding acetyl-CoA C-acetyltransferase, producing MSGSVILGAARTPIGRLLGSLKDFSGAQLGGIAIKAALEQAGVSPDAVQYTIMGQVLTAGAGQIPARQAAVAAGIPMDVPALTINKVCLSGLDAIALADQLIRAGEFDIVVAGGQESMTQAPHLLPKSRSGFKYGDTTLLDHMAYDGLFCAFDQCAMGASTEKYNSRYGITREQQDEFSARSHRLAVAATEAGRFKAELAPVSIPQRKGDPVIFDADEGVRADTTAESLAKLRPAFASDGTITAGSASQISDGAAAVVVASRAKAEELGLEPLAEIGAHGVVAGPDASLHEQPANAIKAALAKAKLDASALDLVEINEAFAAVGLVSTEKLGIDPEIVNVDGGAIALGHPIGASGARLAVHLVHELRRRGGGLGAAGLCGGGGQGDALLIKVPAL from the coding sequence GTGTCCGGTTCCGTCATCCTGGGTGCCGCGCGTACCCCGATCGGGCGTCTGCTCGGGTCATTGAAGGACTTCTCGGGCGCCCAGCTCGGCGGTATCGCCATCAAGGCCGCACTCGAGCAGGCCGGGGTGTCCCCGGACGCCGTGCAGTACACGATCATGGGCCAGGTCCTCACCGCCGGCGCGGGCCAGATCCCGGCCCGGCAGGCCGCGGTCGCCGCGGGCATCCCGATGGACGTGCCCGCGCTGACGATCAACAAGGTGTGCCTGTCCGGCCTGGACGCGATCGCGCTGGCCGACCAGCTCATCCGCGCCGGCGAGTTCGACATCGTCGTCGCGGGCGGCCAGGAGTCGATGACCCAGGCGCCGCACCTGCTGCCCAAGTCGCGCTCCGGCTTCAAGTACGGCGACACCACCCTGCTCGACCACATGGCCTACGACGGCCTGTTCTGCGCCTTCGACCAGTGCGCGATGGGCGCCTCGACGGAGAAGTACAACTCCCGCTACGGCATCACGCGCGAGCAGCAGGACGAGTTCTCCGCGCGGTCGCACCGCCTCGCGGTCGCGGCGACCGAGGCCGGCCGGTTCAAGGCCGAGCTCGCGCCGGTGTCCATCCCGCAGCGCAAGGGCGACCCGGTGATCTTCGACGCCGACGAAGGCGTCCGCGCCGACACCACCGCGGAGAGCCTGGCCAAGCTGCGCCCGGCGTTCGCCTCCGACGGCACCATCACCGCGGGCTCGGCGTCGCAGATCTCCGACGGCGCGGCCGCGGTGGTCGTCGCCAGCCGGGCGAAGGCCGAGGAGCTGGGCCTGGAGCCGCTGGCCGAGATCGGCGCGCACGGTGTCGTCGCCGGGCCGGACGCGAGCCTGCACGAGCAGCCGGCGAACGCGATCAAGGCCGCGCTGGCGAAGGCGAAGCTCGACGCGAGCGCGCTGGACCTGGTGGAGATCAACGAGGCCTTCGCCGCGGTGGGCCTGGTGTCGACCGAGAAGCTGGGTATCGACCCGGAGATCGTGAACGTCGACGGCGGCGCGATCGCCCTCGGCCACCCGATCGGCGCGTCCGGCGCCCGGCTCGCCGTGCACCTGGTGCACGAGCTGCGCCGCCGCGGTGGCGGTCTCGGCGCGGCCGGGCTGTGCGGTGGCGGTGGCCAGGGTGACGCGCTGCTGATCAAGGTGCCCGCGCTGTAG
- the meaB gene encoding methylmalonyl Co-A mutase-associated GTPase MeaB, whose translation MPLDVGDLVDRARDGQPRAVARLISLVEDAHPKLREVAAALTPHTGRARVIGLTGPPGVGKSTSTSMLLSALRAEGKRVGVLAIDPSSPFSGGALLGDRIRMTEHATDPGVFIRSMATRGHLGGLSWATPQAVRVLDAAGFDVVLIETVGVGQSEVDVVKLADTTVVLLAPGLGDGIQAAKAGVLEIADVFVVNKADRDGAEAVVRDLKQVIAFARREIRGESWRQPIVRTVAVRGEGAPDLVKALSEHHDWLSSHGELARRRAERAAGEVEAIALRELQARLTDLRGGGHLPAVAKKVVERELDPYTAADELLAALRGDRS comes from the coding sequence GTGCCGCTGGACGTCGGGGACCTCGTCGACCGCGCGCGGGACGGGCAGCCGCGCGCGGTCGCCAGGCTGATCTCGCTGGTCGAGGACGCCCACCCGAAGCTGCGCGAGGTGGCCGCGGCGCTCACGCCGCACACCGGCCGGGCGCGGGTGATCGGCCTCACCGGGCCGCCCGGGGTCGGCAAGTCGACCTCGACGTCCATGCTGCTGTCCGCGTTGCGCGCCGAAGGCAAGCGGGTCGGCGTGCTCGCCATCGACCCGTCGTCGCCGTTCTCCGGCGGGGCGCTGCTCGGCGACCGGATCCGGATGACCGAGCACGCCACCGACCCGGGCGTGTTCATCCGGTCGATGGCCACCCGCGGGCACCTCGGTGGCCTGTCCTGGGCCACGCCGCAGGCGGTGCGGGTGCTCGACGCCGCCGGGTTCGACGTCGTCCTCATCGAGACCGTCGGCGTTGGCCAGTCCGAAGTGGACGTCGTGAAGCTGGCCGACACCACGGTGGTGCTGCTGGCGCCCGGTCTCGGGGACGGCATCCAGGCGGCCAAGGCCGGCGTGCTGGAGATCGCGGACGTGTTCGTGGTGAACAAGGCCGACCGCGACGGCGCCGAAGCCGTGGTGCGCGACCTGAAGCAGGTGATCGCCTTCGCGCGCCGCGAGATCCGGGGCGAGAGCTGGCGGCAGCCGATCGTGCGGACGGTCGCCGTGCGCGGTGAGGGGGCGCCGGACCTGGTCAAGGCGCTGTCCGAGCACCACGACTGGCTGTCCTCGCACGGCGAGCTGGCCCGCCGCCGCGCCGAGCGCGCCGCCGGCGAGGTGGAGGCCATCGCGCTGCGCGAACTGCAGGCCCGGCTGACCGATCTGCGCGGCGGCGGGCACCTGCCGGCGGTGGCGAAGAAGGTCGTCGAGCGCGAGCTCGACCCGTACACGGCGGCGGACGAACTGCTCGCCGCCCTACGGGGCGACCGCTCGTAG